Proteins encoded together in one Pongo pygmaeus isolate AG05252 chromosome Y, NHGRI_mPonPyg2-v2.0_pri, whole genome shotgun sequence window:
- the LOC129025123 gene encoding proline-rich protein HaeIII subfamily 1-like, translated as MERRAVGDACSPPTLPICKGRPPAQCRSPSPRARPRASLPRPRAPRRQWTAARCCPRGWRFHLSPRRLRPKFSGDLPGAPPSSGSPPWPPPPPPGHPPGPPGPPPSPAATGPGERQQLGGPGRWEPRAQPPASERAGLRAATTATTAAAEQPPRQRPSRARSIADAARGWRGAPGALGGRERRAPRPRAPPALPRAPLGPCSLSSRR; from the coding sequence ATGGAAAGGCGCGCAGTGGGGGACGCCTGctctccccccaccctccccatCTGCAAAGGGAGGCCCCCCGCCCAGTGCCGCAGCCCCTCCCCGCGCGCTCGCCCCCGCGCCTCCCTCCCGCGCCCCCGCGCCCCCCGCCGCCAGTGGACGGCTGCGCGCTGCTGCCCGCGGGGCTGGCGTTTCCACCTGTCACCGCGCCGCCTCCGCCCCAAGTTTTCGGGGGACTTGCCCGGCGCGCCGCCTTCCTCCGGCTCTCCCCCATGGCCGCCGCCCCCTCCTCCCGGCCACCCCCCGGGCCCCCCGGGTCCCCCGCCCAGCCCAGCGGCCACCGGGCCCGGTGAGCGCCAGCAGCTGGGGGGACCCGGGCGGTGGGAGCCCCGCGCGCAGCCGCCTGCATCCGAGCGCGCCGGCCTCCGAGcagccaccactgccaccaccgcCGCCGCCGAGCAGCCACCCAGGCAGCGTCCGTCCCGGGCACGGAGCATTGCGGATGCGGCGCGGGGCTGGCGCGGGGCTCCGGGCGCGCTCGGGGGTCGTGAGCGCCGCGCCCCGCGCCCCCGCGCGCCCCCCGCCCTCCCGCGCGCCCCGCTGGGGCCATGCAGTCTCTCATCTCGCCGGTGA